The genomic interval TCGTAAGCCGTACACCCTGCCAGCCCTATCGTTACCGCTACCGTACACATCAGATAACCATGCTTTTTCATCATTTATTCCTCTTGTTGGTTCTACGCGCTTTCCAGGCAGGCGCTGCCATCTTGACGACAGCGGCAAATACTCATGGTTCTGCGGAATCTATAACCGCCAAACAGCAATGCGTCAGCGATGCAAACCGTGGCAAGACGCTGGCCTAAGGGTAGCTATGCGTTTTCTATTTTTCAAAGCAGTGATATTGGCGATGGCTGGTGATAAAGCCTTCATTCTCGCGGCGATCGCCACGACAAAACTTGCGCTTTCACCGCGCGAAAATAAACTCTACACTCTGTCAATTAAGATATTTATTCTGTTGCATCAACAGGTTCAGGAGGGGGTAGCATGTCACTACAGCAAGAAATCATTAGCGCGATGGGAGTAAAACCCGTTATTGATCCGGCTCATGAGATCCGCGTGAGCGTTGATTTTTTAAAGAATTATCTGAAGGCCAATCCGTTTGCAAAAAGTCTGGTGCTGGGGCTCAGCGGCGGACAGGATTCAACGCTGACCGGGAAATTATGCCAGACGGCCATAACTGAACTCCGCCAGGAAACCGGGCGGGAATATCAATTTATCGCAGTACGTCTGCCTTATGGTGTTCAGGCGGATGAGCAGGATTGCCAGGATGCCATCAATTTCATCCAACCTGATCGCGTCTTGACCGTCAACATCAAGCCGGCGGTGGATGCCAGTGAAGCCACGTTGCAGGCCATCGGTATTGAACTTTCTGATTTTGTGAAAGGCAATGAAAAAGCCCGTGAACGAATGAAGGCCCAGTACAGCATCGCAGGAATGAACGCCGGGCTTGTCGTCGGTACCGATCACGCCGCCGAAGCAGTGACTGGTTTTTTCACCAAATATGGCGACGGCGGTACCGATATCAACCCCATTTTCCGTCTTAACAAGCGCCAGGGGAAAGCACTGCTCAAGCTGCTGGGTTGCCCGTCTCACCTCTATACCAAAGCGCCGACGGCCGATCTGGAAGACGATCGCCCTGCGCTACCGGATGAAGCCGCATTAGGCATTACCTACGAAAAAATCGACGATTACCTGGAAGGAAAACAGCTTGAGCCGATAGAGGCTGCAATTATCGAATCCTGGTATCGCAAAACTGAGCATAAGCGTCGCCCCCCCATCACCGTGTTCGATGATTTCTGGCGCTAAACATCACCCGATACAGACATCGAGCGGATGCTGCGGCATCCGCTTTTTATTCTCCGACGACGCAACCACGGCATACCGCATGACATCACAGAAAGCCACCCTTGCCGGACTTCTCGCCATCCTGCTTTGGAGTACATCCGTCGGCATCATTCGCAGTGTGACCGAAGTATTGGGGGCGCTAGGGGGCGCGGCCATGATTTATACAGCCAGCGCCCTCTGTCTGTTATTGTCCGGCCATCGTCCCCATATTCGCGCGCGATCGAAGATCTACCTGCTGGTAGGCGGCGCTCTGTTTGTCAGTTACGAAATCTGTTTCTCACTGGCTATCGGCATGGCGGAAAACCGGATACAAGCCATGGAATTGGGAATGATTAACTATCTATGGCCTTGCCTGACGATACTCTTTTCGCTGTTTATCAATCATCAGCGAAGCCGAATATGGTTATGGCCCGGCATCGCGCTATCTATTGCCGGCATACTTTGGGTCCTGAAGGGCGATGGCGAATGGGCTCCCGCATTAATGTGGCGGAATATTCTCACTAATCCACTCGCTTATGGTATGGCATTGGTCGCTGCCGTTGTCTGGGCGCTGTATTGCAATGTCTCTCGCCGATTCGGCGATGGAAAAAGCAGCGTTGTGTTGTTTTTTATCGCTGTTTCCGGCCTATTGTGGCTGCAATATCTGCTTAATCACGCACCGGTATTGGTTTTCTCACCACGGATCCTGCTGGAATTGCTGTTCATTGGTGCATCGACGGCGTCAGCTTATGTGGCATGGGATATCGGCATCCAGCGCGGCAATATGGCGTTGCTGGCGACGGCCTCCTATTTTACGCCGGTGTTGACCACGTTGATGGCATCAGTCTGGCTGCAGGTCATGCCAACACTCAATTTCTGGCAAGGCGTTATCATGGTGACTGTCGGATCCTTGCTATCCTGGTTGGCAACGAGAGAAACCGCAAAGTAATGCAGCGACGGATTCATTTACAAACGCGGGGGGGTTAGCCGCCGATAAAATGCATGTAAAATGCATTTTTTATTGTGACGGACGTAATGACGTGGCTAAATTAACGCCTTCCGGCAAGCGGATTCAACGGGAAATTCAAACGATTACGCATATGGTGGCGTTGTATGAGAAGGCGTTTCCACCCCCTGAATATAGCCCAGAACAATACACCCAGTTGCTGGCTTATGCCGTGAAACGCCTGGAGAAATGCTATTACGGCGAAAATAAGCCCGCCTGCAAGCACTGCCCAATCCATTGCTATCAACCCGCAAAACGCGAAGCCATAAAAGCGGTCATGCGTTGGTCGGGGCCACGAATGCTGATCCATCACCCGATTCTGGCTATCCGTCATCTGATCGACGATCACAAGCCCGTGCCGCCTAAACCGGAAAAACCGTCGCGATAAACCAATGGCGTATCACCCGTGATGAAACCTCATTGATAGCCTGCGTTTTCTTCCACATTGTTCGCCCTGTGCCCTACCTGCTGCGACACGGGTACCCCGAAGGACGCTCTGCGGCTATTACTCTGTGCTGCGATGTGGCGGCGACCAGGCTGACAAGTCACTGTCATCATGCCGCGCCTTTCTTTGACCGATTGGGGTGTCAGTAAAACCACTGATGGCGGTTCTTGGCGTGATGGTAGGCACACTGATGCGGAGCCAGAAGACGAGCGCGGTGTTCATCTCGTGACATCATCTCGTGTCAACGCTATTCAGGACGGATCATCCCAAAGAAAAAGGCCGCTGACGCGGCCTTTTACACTTACTCAGGAAGCCTTGGGGGAAGCGTTCTCCACCCTGCTCTTTAATTTTTGTCCCGGGCGGAACGTAACAACGCGGCGAGCCGTGATTGGAATATCTTCGCCGGTTTTCGGGTTACGTCCAGGTCGCTGGTTTTTGTCCCGCAAATCAAAATTGCCGAAACCCGACAGCTTGACCTGCTCACCATTTTCCAACGCGCGGCGAACTTCTTCAAAAAACAACTCAACTAGCTCTTTGGCATCCCGTTTGCTGAGCCCTAGCTTTTCAAACAGGTATTCTGACATTTCAGCTTTAGTAAGCGCCATAGGTTTAATCCCTCAAGGATGCTTGGAATCGCTGTTTCAGTGCAGCTACGCATTGCGCAACGGTAGCGGCAATTTCCTCTTCTGCCAGTGTTCGAGAGGTATCCTGCAATACCAGACTGATAGCCAGGCTCTTATACCCTTCCGCTACGCCCTTGCCTCGATACACGTCAAACAAGTTTACGCCAACTAACTGATTTGCGCCAACTTTCTTGCACTCAGCCAAAACGTCGCCTGCCGGCACGTTTTCAGCCACTACCACAGCGATGTCACGACGGTTTGCAGGGAAACGAGAAACATCAGTTGCTTCCGGCACAGCACGATCGGCAAGCTTATCCCACAGCACTTCAAACACCACGGTACGCCCGTTCAAGTCCAGTTTGCGCTCCAATTCCGGGTGGATAACGCCCAGATAGCCAATGCGTTTATCCGCCAGATAGATGCCGGCGCTCTGCCCAGGGTGCAACGCCGGATTAGCCTCAGCCCGAAACTCAATGTCTGAAAGTTTACCTGTCAACGACAGCACGGCTTCCAAATCACCTTTTAAATCATAGAAATCAACAGACTGACGTGCCAAATCCCAGTGTTCTTCATACCGTGTACCGGTAATCACACCCGCCAACATCGTATCCTGACGAATGCCCAGATCAGCGGTTGCATCAGGAACAAAACGCAATCCACTTTCAAACAGACGCAAACGGCTTTGCTGACGATTCTGGTTATAAACCACCGCGCCCAACAGACCACTCCACAACGACAGTCGCATCGCGGACATTTCAACAGAGATCGAGCTTGGCAGAATCAATGCGTCCTGTCCCGGATGGATCAGCGACTGAATTTTCGGATCAACAAAACTGTAAGTAATTGCTTCCTGGAAGCCACGATCCACCAGCATGTTCTTGACGCGCTTGAGCGGCAAATCGGCCTCGCGATGTTGCGTCATCTTCAGCGGGGCGTGCGTCGCAATGTTCGGGATATTGTCGTAGCCATAAACGCGCGCGACTTCTTCCACCAGATCTTCTTCAATGTCCATATCGAAACGCCAGCTTGGCGCCACTGCCTGCCATCCTTCGGCGATTTTCGTCACGCTACAGCCCAGGCGAGTCAGAATATCCTGCACTTTCTCATCCGGCACCACATGGCCGATCAAACGATCCAGTTTTTCGCGCCGCAGAGTAATCGTGGCGCGCGCAGGCAGAGTGGACTCACAGGTGACATCCATAACCGGCCCGGCCTGCCCGCCGCAAATATCCAGCAGCAAGCAAGTCGCACGCTCAATCGCCTTGTGCTGCAACGCCGGATCCACGCCGCGTTCATAGCGGTGCGAAGCATCGGTGTGCAGGCCATAACGACGTGCGCGACCGGTAATAGACAGTGGATTAAAATAGGCGCACTCCAGCAACACGTTCTGTGTTGCACCATTTACACCTGAATGTTCCCCACCGAAGATACCGCCCAACGCCAGTGCTTTTTGATGATCGGCAATCACCAATGTATCCGGTTTCAGCGATACATCACTGCCATCCAGCAAGCGCAGCACTTCGCCTTCCTGAGCCAAACGCACCACGATACCGCCCTCCAACCGATCAAGGTCGAAAGCATGCATCGGTTGCCCCAGTTCAAGCAGCACATAATTAGTGACATCAACCACCGGGTCGATGGAACGAATGCCGCAACGACGCAGTTTTTCGCGCATCCATAACGGCGTCGTCGCGTTGACGTTGATCCCTTTAACCACACGTCCCAGATAGCGCGGACAAGCCTCCGTCGCGTCAACCTGAATCGGGAACCGATCCTCGATTGTCGGAGCGACAGGGCTAACAACCGGTTCACTTAGCGCTAACGCATTCAGCACAGCCACATCACGCGCTACGCCGAGGATACCCAGACAGTCGGCACGATTCGGCGTCACGCTGATTTCAATCGTATTGTCATCCAGTTGCAGATAGTTGCGAATATCCGTGCCAATCGGCGCATCCAGCGGCAGCTCAATGATCCCGCTGTGATCGTCGGAAATACCCAGTTCGGAAAAAGAGCACAACATTCCCTCTGACGGTTCGCCACGGAGCTTGGCGGCCTTGATTTTAAAATCACCAGGCAATACCGCGCCGACCGTGGCCACCGCCACTTTCAACCCCTGGCGGCAGTTGGGCGCACCGCACACGATGTCCAGCAGGCGTTCGCCACCAACGTTAACTTTGGTGACGCGCAGTTTATCGGCGTTAGGATGCTGCCCACATTCAACGACTTCGCCGACCACCACGCCGTGAAAAGCACCGGCCACCGGCTCAACACCATCGACTTCTAGCCCAGCCATGGTGATTTGTTCAGATAAGGCTTCGCTACTGATAGCGGGGTTAACCCATTCCCTTAACCAGAGTTCACTGAATTTCATATTGCTATTCCGCCTTATTTAAACTGTTTGAGGAAGCGTAAATCGTTTTCGAAAAATGCGCGCAGATCCGTCACGCCGTATCGCAACATCGTTAAACGCTCCATGCCCATACCGAATGCGAACCCGGAATACACTTCAGGATCAATGCCCACATTGCGCAACACATTCGGGTGCACCATACCGCAACCTAATACTTCCAACCATTTGCCGTTTTTCCCCATAACATCGACCTCAGCCGACGGCTCGGTAAACGGGAAATAGGATGGGCGGAAACGTACTTGCAAATCTTCCTCAAAGAAATTGCGCAGAAAATCATGCAGCGTTCCCTTTAAGTTGGTAAAGCTGATGTTTTTATCAACAATCAACCCTTCCATCTGATGGAACATCGGCGTATGCGTCTGATCGTAGTCATTTCTATAGACGCGACCCGGCGCAATAATGCGAATCGGCGGCTGCTGCTTTTCCATCGTCCGAATCTGCACGCCGGACGTTTGCGTGCGCAAGAGGCGCTTTGCATCAAACCAGAAGGTGTCATGGTCGGCACGAGCAGGGTGATGACCCGGAATATTCAAGGCATCGAAGTTATGATAGTCATCTTCAATTTCAGGCCCGGATGCAACCGAGAAGCCTAGTTCACCAAAGAACGTTTCAATGCGATCGATAGTACGTGTGATTGGGTGTAACCCACCGTTCTCCATGGTCCTTCCCGGCAGCGACACATCAATTGTTTCCGCGGCCAGACGCGCATTCAGCTCCGCACTTTCCAACGCCAGTTTTCTGACGTTCAGCGCTTCCTGTACATCCTGTTTCGCCTGGTTGATCACCGCACCAGCTGCAGGACGCTCGTCGGCAGGCAGTTCGCGCAGTGAGGTCATCTGAAGGGTCAAATGACCTTTTTTGCCCAGAAATTCGACACGCACGTTTTCCAACGTGGCGACGTCTCCGGCCTGTTCTATGGCTGTTCTGGCTTTGGCAACCAGTTCTGCGAGATGTTGCATTGCATTCCTCTTCTTCTGCCTGTATGGCCAACGATCATGATTGGGAAAATAACGGTTTCAGTACGCCGGAACCCCGTTGCGGGATCCGAGGCTCGTTCCAATAAAAAAGCCTCCATTCAGGAGGCTCAGGCGCTATCTTTCGTTTCTTTTCTTACGCGCAAAGCCCCCGTCGTTCAGGCGCTAAAGTAAAAAAAGAAACGGAAAATAGCAGTGTTCATACTTGCGTTACCTTGTCGTTATCATTCTGGTTGAAGATATACTTATTCTACATTGTCTGAAAGACAAAAATCTGAATCAGAACAATAAATTCAGTCTAGTGAAAACGAAAAGAGGGAGACAAGCCCCCTCTTTCATCTGACTTACGCCAGAGCCAATTTCGCTTTTTCAACCAGAGCGGTGAACGCTACTTTGTCGAATACGGCGATATCAGCCAAAATCTTACGGTCAATTTCAACGGAGGCTTTTTTCAGGCCATTGATGAACTTGCTGTAAGACAAGCCGTTTTGACGGGCTGCAGCATTGATACGTGCAATCCACAGCTGACGGAACTGACGCTTACGCTGACGACGGTCACGGTAAGCATACT from Musicola paradisiaca NCPPB 2511 carries:
- the ihfA gene encoding integration host factor subunit alpha, translating into MALTKAEMSEYLFEKLGLSKRDAKELVELFFEEVRRALENGEQVKLSGFGNFDLRDKNQRPGRNPKTGEDIPITARRVVTFRPGQKLKSRVENASPKAS
- a CDS encoding nitrous oxide-stimulated promoter family protein, with the protein product MHVKCIFYCDGRNDVAKLTPSGKRIQREIQTITHMVALYEKAFPPPEYSPEQYTQLLAYAVKRLEKCYYGENKPACKHCPIHCYQPAKREAIKAVMRWSGPRMLIHHPILAIRHLIDDHKPVPPKPEKPSR
- the yddG gene encoding aromatic amino acid DMT transporter YddG, translated to MTSQKATLAGLLAILLWSTSVGIIRSVTEVLGALGGAAMIYTASALCLLLSGHRPHIRARSKIYLLVGGALFVSYEICFSLAIGMAENRIQAMELGMINYLWPCLTILFSLFINHQRSRIWLWPGIALSIAGILWVLKGDGEWAPALMWRNILTNPLAYGMALVAAVVWALYCNVSRRFGDGKSSVVLFFIAVSGLLWLQYLLNHAPVLVFSPRILLELLFIGASTASAYVAWDIGIQRGNMALLATASYFTPVLTTLMASVWLQVMPTLNFWQGVIMVTVGSLLSWLATRETAK
- the pheM gene encoding pheST operon leader peptide PheM, with the protein product MNTAIFRFFFYFSA
- the nadE gene encoding ammonia-dependent NAD(+) synthetase is translated as MSLQQEIISAMGVKPVIDPAHEIRVSVDFLKNYLKANPFAKSLVLGLSGGQDSTLTGKLCQTAITELRQETGREYQFIAVRLPYGVQADEQDCQDAINFIQPDRVLTVNIKPAVDASEATLQAIGIELSDFVKGNEKARERMKAQYSIAGMNAGLVVGTDHAAEAVTGFFTKYGDGGTDINPIFRLNKRQGKALLKLLGCPSHLYTKAPTADLEDDRPALPDEAALGITYEKIDDYLEGKQLEPIEAAIIESWYRKTEHKRRPPITVFDDFWR
- the rplT gene encoding 50S ribosomal protein L20, producing MARVKRGVVARARHKKVLKQAKGYYGARSRVYRVAFQAVIKAGQYAYRDRRQRKRQFRQLWIARINAAARQNGLSYSKFINGLKKASVEIDRKILADIAVFDKVAFTALVEKAKLALA
- the pheS gene encoding phenylalanine--tRNA ligase subunit alpha, which translates into the protein MQHLAELVAKARTAIEQAGDVATLENVRVEFLGKKGHLTLQMTSLRELPADERPAAGAVINQAKQDVQEALNVRKLALESAELNARLAAETIDVSLPGRTMENGGLHPITRTIDRIETFFGELGFSVASGPEIEDDYHNFDALNIPGHHPARADHDTFWFDAKRLLRTQTSGVQIRTMEKQQPPIRIIAPGRVYRNDYDQTHTPMFHQMEGLIVDKNISFTNLKGTLHDFLRNFFEEDLQVRFRPSYFPFTEPSAEVDVMGKNGKWLEVLGCGMVHPNVLRNVGIDPEVYSGFAFGMGMERLTMLRYGVTDLRAFFENDLRFLKQFK
- the pheT gene encoding phenylalanine--tRNA ligase subunit beta is translated as MKFSELWLREWVNPAISSEALSEQITMAGLEVDGVEPVAGAFHGVVVGEVVECGQHPNADKLRVTKVNVGGERLLDIVCGAPNCRQGLKVAVATVGAVLPGDFKIKAAKLRGEPSEGMLCSFSELGISDDHSGIIELPLDAPIGTDIRNYLQLDDNTIEISVTPNRADCLGILGVARDVAVLNALALSEPVVSPVAPTIEDRFPIQVDATEACPRYLGRVVKGINVNATTPLWMREKLRRCGIRSIDPVVDVTNYVLLELGQPMHAFDLDRLEGGIVVRLAQEGEVLRLLDGSDVSLKPDTLVIADHQKALALGGIFGGEHSGVNGATQNVLLECAYFNPLSITGRARRYGLHTDASHRYERGVDPALQHKAIERATCLLLDICGGQAGPVMDVTCESTLPARATITLRREKLDRLIGHVVPDEKVQDILTRLGCSVTKIAEGWQAVAPSWRFDMDIEEDLVEEVARVYGYDNIPNIATHAPLKMTQHREADLPLKRVKNMLVDRGFQEAITYSFVDPKIQSLIHPGQDALILPSSISVEMSAMRLSLWSGLLGAVVYNQNRQQSRLRLFESGLRFVPDATADLGIRQDTMLAGVITGTRYEEHWDLARQSVDFYDLKGDLEAVLSLTGKLSDIEFRAEANPALHPGQSAGIYLADKRIGYLGVIHPELERKLDLNGRTVVFEVLWDKLADRAVPEATDVSRFPANRRDIAVVVAENVPAGDVLAECKKVGANQLVGVNLFDVYRGKGVAEGYKSLAISLVLQDTSRTLAEEEIAATVAQCVAALKQRFQASLRD